A portion of the Paenibacillus sp. PvR098 genome contains these proteins:
- a CDS encoding response regulator transcription factor, with translation MIQILLVDDHPSVMEGTKMLLEQEGDMEVKLADSSEQALEMLKTQHFDVMLLDLHMPDSNGIDLAKKVLNMTPGVTILIYTGFEFKNHFNLMIEAGISGFVLKTANKEQLVTAVRCALRGEVILPLSLVKQLRKTTVQVSKAENDIETNVISSKEYEILKEIAKGKSNKDIAEKLITSQRSLEYALTNLFQKLNVKSRIEAAMKAKQMGLLSDSDFQ, from the coding sequence ATGATTCAAATCTTGTTGGTTGATGACCATCCATCCGTCATGGAAGGCACAAAGATGCTGCTTGAGCAAGAGGGAGATATGGAAGTGAAGTTGGCAGATTCCAGTGAGCAAGCTTTGGAGATGTTGAAAACCCAACATTTTGATGTCATGCTTTTGGATTTGCATATGCCGGATAGCAATGGAATTGATCTCGCAAAGAAAGTATTAAACATGACTCCCGGGGTTACCATTCTGATCTATACCGGATTTGAATTTAAAAACCATTTTAACCTGATGATCGAAGCGGGTATTTCGGGTTTTGTGTTGAAAACCGCAAACAAAGAACAGCTTGTAACGGCTGTACGCTGTGCCTTGCGTGGAGAAGTCATCTTGCCGCTTTCCTTGGTCAAACAGTTGAGAAAAACGACCGTCCAAGTATCCAAAGCGGAAAACGATATTGAAACGAATGTCATCAGCAGCAAAGAATATGAAATATTGAAGGAAATAGCCAAGGGGAAGAGTAATAAAGACATTGCCGAGAAGCTGATCACAAGCCAACGTTCATTAGAGTATGCTCTAACGAATCTTTTTCAAAAATTAAATGTCAAATCCCGGATTGAAGCCGCAATGAAGGCGAAGCAGATGGGTTTATTGTCGGACTCTGATTTTCAATAA
- a CDS encoding PAS domain S-box protein has product MHKNEQRYKSLFEYNSDLICELDLKGNIIAHNQVAGKSLLANHHRSWVDILGPDNLQRAVVYFEKAKQGQAQHYEFVWKQPNGKKVHWDIKNVPIYVNQDVVGVFVIGRDITQKKKTENALSESEAQYKFMAENMTDMVRIIDVNGICVYASPSHKKVIGYTPEQYIEEQIFHRMVHPEDLEAVTHIFNEMVESKQPRKAQFRVTHADGRQIYLEEYGTPVVDSNGKVENIVIVSRDITEKKLTEKVLAESEAQFRLMAGNMTDLLGLLDIEGTFWYASPSYQKVLGFDHEWMVGTSLFDRIHPDDLTEAQNKFLEMLHTKTNKPVRCRFIHSDGSTIEVDCLGTPVLGHDGAVESIIVVSRDITDKVQMEKELTESEGRYRTLIERSPQPMASHCNGKFLYINPAGVELIGAKDANDIIGKSILSIVHPDYMILARKRAQSVIKNKYLESLEYKMIRLDGQGIEVEVIGIYDDATQTTLTVFSDITERKKMERALQESEERYRRLVELSPVAIAVYKEGQFVYVNPAGMYVAGARRPKDIVGTNPLDWFHPDDKDFARKRMESTFLNGYSSPAEHRIIRLDGKMVYIIVTAIYDPKSTSVQLVFEDITAKKQAERALLESEELNRRLVELSPEAIVLHSDYKFIYVNPAGVTLFGESSLNDMIGRPIMDFIHPDYKESTALRLAGVYEQRSTSPLVEQKDVRMDGTIIDVEVIATSIPYKGKFAGLTLIRDITERKKIEEDRKRAVQLIRQSEDRYIRLQNSLDAFSLDLFGVMKVSEMEQRFVKEVQAVLKSAHVCLIEVDRNNHVVQKSGNYDIPETLLKDIVNSGQRYPICEIIEASEGCFLKIGEIRGRCHILCIGEKALALSIKPKRVWLKTITRYVSVLYDSFRIIEDLTKELEQSVAQHVAPPWLLRVLFNLAENERKRLSQDLHDAALQEQIIWYRKLDLLSTDQSVPQELREQLQQMAQGLLDVIYQIRITCNELRPPFLKEEGLVSSLEALFEFTQLRTNYCIEFDAAAFHHTLNDHLLIGIYRIVQELLANATKHSNASKIQVTLSSFPDRVELNYEDDGIGMDLTEMEDSFNSMGVYGMKERVRSMDGKIELHSSPNEGLAIFISIPAL; this is encoded by the coding sequence TTGCATAAAAACGAGCAGCGGTATAAGTCATTGTTTGAATACAATTCCGATCTCATTTGCGAATTGGACTTAAAGGGAAACATCATTGCCCACAATCAGGTTGCAGGGAAATCACTGTTAGCAAACCATCATCGTTCGTGGGTTGACATCCTTGGCCCTGATAATCTACAGCGTGCGGTTGTATATTTTGAGAAGGCTAAGCAGGGACAAGCACAGCATTACGAGTTCGTATGGAAACAACCAAATGGAAAAAAAGTTCACTGGGATATCAAAAACGTACCTATTTATGTAAATCAAGATGTTGTAGGTGTTTTTGTAATAGGAAGGGATATTACCCAGAAAAAGAAAACTGAGAACGCACTCTCCGAGAGTGAAGCCCAATACAAATTCATGGCCGAAAATATGACCGATATGGTGCGTATTATCGATGTGAACGGGATATGTGTTTATGCTTCTCCTTCACACAAAAAAGTCATAGGGTATACACCTGAACAATATATTGAAGAACAAATTTTTCATCGGATGGTTCATCCTGAGGATTTGGAAGCTGTGACTCATATATTTAATGAAATGGTGGAGTCGAAACAACCAAGAAAGGCACAGTTTCGCGTTACTCATGCCGATGGCAGGCAAATCTATCTTGAAGAATATGGTACACCTGTTGTTGATAGTAACGGCAAGGTTGAGAATATTGTCATCGTCTCGCGTGACATTACAGAAAAGAAATTGACCGAAAAAGTACTGGCCGAAAGCGAAGCCCAGTTCCGACTCATGGCCGGAAATATGACGGATTTGCTGGGACTTCTGGATATTGAGGGTACCTTTTGGTATGCTTCTCCCTCGTACCAAAAGGTATTGGGATTTGATCATGAATGGATGGTAGGCACTTCGCTGTTTGATCGCATACATCCCGATGATTTGACCGAAGCACAAAATAAATTTTTGGAAATGCTGCATACGAAAACCAACAAGCCGGTTCGCTGCCGGTTTATCCATTCAGACGGAAGCACGATAGAAGTGGATTGCTTAGGCACTCCGGTTCTTGGTCATGATGGAGCAGTAGAAAGTATTATCGTGGTATCGAGGGATATTACAGACAAAGTACAAATGGAGAAGGAACTTACAGAAAGCGAGGGGCGCTACCGCACTTTGATTGAGCGCTCTCCGCAGCCGATGGCCTCTCATTGTAATGGGAAATTTCTCTATATTAATCCCGCGGGTGTCGAACTCATAGGAGCGAAGGATGCCAATGACATTATAGGGAAATCCATTCTCAGTATTGTACATCCGGACTATATGATACTGGCGAGAAAAAGGGCTCAGAGCGTGATCAAGAATAAATATTTGGAATCCCTTGAATATAAAATGATCCGTCTGGATGGGCAAGGGATTGAAGTGGAGGTCATTGGAATTTACGATGATGCCACGCAGACTACCCTAACGGTATTTAGTGATATTACGGAACGAAAAAAAATGGAGAGGGCTCTACAAGAGAGTGAAGAACGCTATCGCCGATTGGTAGAGCTCTCCCCGGTTGCCATCGCCGTTTATAAAGAGGGTCAATTTGTTTATGTCAATCCCGCCGGGATGTATGTGGCAGGGGCAAGACGGCCTAAGGATATTGTTGGAACAAATCCTTTGGATTGGTTTCATCCGGACGATAAGGATTTTGCGAGAAAGCGAATGGAAAGTACTTTTCTCAATGGGTACTCCTCACCCGCAGAGCACAGAATTATTCGCCTTGACGGCAAAATGGTTTATATAATAGTAACAGCTATTTATGATCCCAAATCCACATCTGTACAACTTGTATTTGAGGATATCACGGCCAAGAAGCAGGCGGAGCGGGCATTGCTTGAAAGTGAAGAGCTCAATCGGCGGCTGGTGGAATTATCTCCGGAAGCCATCGTGCTTCATAGTGATTATAAATTTATTTATGTCAATCCTGCGGGTGTTACATTATTCGGAGAGTCAAGCTTAAACGATATGATCGGCCGACCCATCATGGATTTTATCCATCCCGATTATAAAGAATCAACAGCATTGAGATTAGCTGGAGTATATGAGCAGCGCAGTACAAGCCCTCTTGTTGAGCAAAAGGATGTACGGATGGATGGAACGATCATCGATGTTGAGGTGATTGCCACCTCCATCCCCTATAAAGGGAAATTCGCAGGTCTAACCTTGATTCGTGATATTACCGAAAGAAAAAAAATAGAAGAAGACAGGAAACGTGCGGTGCAGCTTATTCGCCAAAGTGAGGATCGGTATATCCGCTTACAGAATAGTTTAGATGCGTTCTCACTCGACCTCTTTGGGGTGATGAAGGTGTCTGAAATGGAGCAGCGCTTTGTCAAAGAAGTTCAAGCTGTTCTTAAAAGTGCACATGTTTGTTTAATTGAAGTAGACCGCAATAATCACGTGGTCCAAAAGAGCGGTAATTACGATATTCCGGAAACGTTGTTGAAAGACATAGTAAACTCTGGTCAAAGGTACCCTATATGCGAGATTATTGAAGCGTCAGAAGGCTGTTTCTTAAAGATAGGTGAAATTAGGGGGAGATGCCACATCCTTTGTATTGGTGAGAAAGCACTGGCCTTAAGCATCAAGCCCAAAAGAGTATGGCTCAAAACCATTACCCGTTATGTCAGTGTTCTATATGATAGCTTTCGGATCATCGAAGATTTAACCAAGGAGCTTGAGCAAAGCGTTGCCCAGCATGTAGCGCCCCCATGGCTTCTTCGGGTTTTGTTTAATTTGGCTGAAAACGAGAGAAAACGATTGTCCCAGGATTTACATGACGCTGCACTCCAAGAGCAGATCATCTGGTATCGGAAGCTGGATCTTTTGTCAACGGACCAATCTGTTCCCCAGGAACTTAGAGAGCAGCTTCAGCAAATGGCACAAGGATTGTTAGATGTCATTTATCAAATTAGGATCACGTGTAATGAATTGAGACCGCCGTTTTTAAAAGAAGAAGGGCTTGTATCATCCCTTGAAGCATTATTTGAATTTACGCAATTACGTACAAATTATTGTATTGAATTCGACGCCGCGGCTTTCCATCACACTTTAAATGACCACCTATTAATTGGGATATATCGCATTGTACAAGAACTTTTGGCAAATGCAACGAAACATTCCAACGCATCGAAAATTCAGGTTACATTATCCAGTTTTCCTGACCGGGTTGAATTGAACTACGAAGATGACGGAATTGGAATGGATTTAACCGAGATGGAAGATTCTTTTAACAGTATGGGGGTCTATGGAATGAAAGAACGCGTCCGCAGTATGGATGGAAAAATAGAGCTTCATTCATCCCCCAATGAGGGATTAGCTATTTTTATTTCAATTCCAGCTCTTTAA
- a CDS encoding ATP-binding protein, with the protein MFKKIPLRASLVFLLVLMTLNIVYYQHTKEIIIQNQKEKMLLLYNSVRMSIEQTAAGEKFVEDLIGQNLRSAAIASQFKLDPDIDKVDNSDLVELSKQLGVDQITLFQKKPDDIVGAKSSDPKDLNVSSKGWDTIYIAFHQLFDLQNVNVGMGQALPHYWSAPFDTATSNPESINKWGYYFDGTTNYIINPFVQNTDFRIYQSVTGVEDAIRRLTKEHEHMRLEISVLNSDKLLDRQYPAENPTPSHWYSERLVLFGQYQYRDSDEKKYAQMALDTNQTVFYTTSSEDKTVFKSFTPIHKEFMKYNATGAAPLIEISYDYTEVEQLLQKQLQNTLFFMLICTGLSLAIITFMFILYNRKKERAVQDVQDAYAGNMETLFQSIREQRHDFINHIQTINAFLTLKHYEELHSYTKTLVGEIRVVNDLVNINNPPLIALFQAKLTQAERQRICFEHAFNQMEKVKFSPVKATDMVKLLSNLIDNAFDATMELDQQYRYVKVEGDVNNQQLQLRVVNRGNPIPSDIQRKMFESGFTSKHNGKNSGLGLYIVHQLVERYQGSIQLNSENGMTEFNISIPLKGVL; encoded by the coding sequence TTGTTTAAAAAAATACCTCTAAGAGCATCCCTCGTTTTTCTGCTTGTATTGATGACATTGAATATCGTATATTACCAGCACACCAAAGAAATTATCATACAGAATCAAAAGGAAAAGATGCTGCTGCTGTACAACAGCGTCCGGATGAGTATCGAGCAAACCGCGGCAGGTGAAAAATTCGTAGAGGATTTAATCGGGCAAAATCTCAGGAGCGCCGCTATAGCCTCCCAATTCAAGCTGGACCCCGACATTGACAAAGTGGATAATAGCGATCTTGTTGAGTTAAGCAAGCAGCTGGGCGTCGACCAAATTACCCTATTCCAAAAGAAACCGGACGACATCGTAGGTGCGAAGTCCTCGGATCCGAAAGATTTGAATGTAAGCTCAAAAGGCTGGGACACGATCTACATCGCATTCCATCAATTATTCGATCTCCAGAATGTAAACGTCGGTATGGGGCAGGCTTTACCCCATTACTGGAGCGCTCCTTTCGATACGGCAACGTCCAATCCGGAGAGCATTAATAAATGGGGTTATTACTTTGATGGTACAACCAATTACATCATCAATCCTTTTGTGCAAAATACGGATTTTCGGATCTATCAAAGCGTAACCGGCGTTGAAGATGCCATTCGCAGGCTGACGAAAGAACATGAGCACATGAGGCTGGAAATTTCCGTACTAAATTCAGATAAACTTCTGGACCGCCAGTATCCTGCTGAGAACCCTACTCCGAGTCACTGGTATTCGGAAAGGCTAGTTCTGTTTGGACAATACCAGTACCGGGATTCGGACGAAAAGAAGTATGCCCAAATGGCGCTGGATACGAATCAGACCGTCTTTTATACCACATCCTCTGAAGATAAGACGGTGTTCAAAAGCTTTACGCCCATCCATAAGGAATTTATGAAATACAATGCAACGGGCGCAGCTCCTTTGATTGAAATTTCATACGACTATACCGAGGTCGAGCAGCTTCTGCAGAAACAATTGCAAAATACGTTGTTCTTTATGCTCATCTGCACAGGCTTGTCCCTAGCCATTATTACCTTCATGTTTATATTATACAACCGCAAAAAAGAACGTGCCGTACAAGATGTACAGGACGCCTATGCCGGTAACATGGAGACATTGTTTCAATCCATTCGGGAACAGCGGCACGATTTTATTAATCATATTCAAACGATTAATGCGTTCCTGACTTTAAAGCATTATGAGGAATTGCATTCTTATACGAAGACGTTAGTGGGAGAAATACGGGTTGTGAATGATCTGGTGAACATCAACAATCCGCCCCTCATCGCATTGTTTCAAGCCAAGCTCACACAAGCTGAGAGACAGCGGATTTGCTTTGAGCATGCGTTCAATCAGATGGAGAAGGTAAAATTTAGTCCAGTGAAGGCAACGGATATGGTCAAGCTGTTAAGTAATTTAATCGATAATGCGTTCGATGCCACCATGGAGCTTGATCAACAATACCGGTATGTCAAGGTTGAAGGCGACGTGAATAACCAGCAGCTGCAGCTTAGAGTGGTGAATAGGGGAAATCCAATCCCCTCGGATATTCAACGGAAGATGTTTGAGTCAGGCTTTACCTCCAAGCATAACGGGAAAAATTCAGGCTTAGGACTCTATATCGTTCACCAGCTTGTGGAACGTTATCAGGGTTCGATTCAGCTGAATAGCGAGAATGGAATGACCGAATTTAACATTTCTATTCCATTAAAGGGAGTGCTTTAA
- a CDS encoding recombinase family protein, protein MQQEKIKCAIYARVSTDHQGDSIENQISQCQEYISRLGHQYDHTDIIVYQDEAVSGYYTSVFDRAEMKRAIQDSRNHRFQLLVFKEVSRVGRDKQENPAIIGMFEQYGVRVVAINDNYDTLNKDNITFDILSVLSEQESKKISARVSSARKQKARRGQWGGEPPIGYQVNRETKKLEIDPECKDIPMLVFDLYVHKGLGTFKVAEYLNQKGIRTKNGNLWSRESVNKLLRNQAYIGYVVYGTRRNQLQREYDDSGKMTKKKIQIRIDKSEWQIIENAHEALIDKAIFDTAQRILSSKSHNRAPRRAYHPLTGILICGKCNQGMICQKRSYKGKEYRYYICKTYHKYGRDVCPQANVNADELEEMVVSLIRGRLDKLPGGMFEIVVNKEKDMERLQQEIKVRQQKKERCQKDQMDLFQQRELFDADTYQQQMLDMKKLIGRLDEEMNVLEAQVEGIFEQITETSSLEVYMEEFKRLELDDLHCTRVLLQEIIKRMVLTDRHLAIEYNYDFGC, encoded by the coding sequence TTGCAACAGGAAAAAATAAAATGTGCGATTTATGCTAGGGTCAGCACCGATCATCAAGGGGATTCCATTGAAAATCAAATTAGCCAGTGCCAGGAATATATCAGCCGATTGGGTCATCAATACGACCATACGGACATTATCGTATACCAGGACGAGGCGGTTTCCGGATACTATACCAGTGTATTTGACCGCGCAGAGATGAAACGAGCCATACAGGATTCCAGAAATCACCGGTTTCAGCTGCTGGTTTTCAAGGAAGTAAGCCGCGTGGGTCGTGACAAGCAAGAGAATCCGGCGATTATCGGTATGTTTGAACAATATGGCGTGCGGGTAGTGGCCATCAATGATAATTATGATACGCTGAATAAAGACAACATCACATTTGATATTTTGTCCGTCCTTTCGGAGCAGGAAAGCAAGAAAATATCGGCCCGCGTCAGTAGTGCAAGAAAGCAGAAGGCGCGAAGAGGACAGTGGGGGGGAGAGCCGCCCATTGGATATCAAGTCAATAGGGAAACAAAGAAACTTGAAATCGACCCCGAATGTAAGGACATTCCGATGCTAGTGTTTGACCTCTATGTTCACAAAGGACTGGGCACCTTTAAAGTAGCCGAATATTTGAACCAAAAAGGGATCCGGACAAAAAACGGCAACTTGTGGAGTCGGGAGAGTGTGAACAAACTCCTTCGTAATCAAGCCTATATCGGTTACGTGGTTTACGGCACGAGGCGCAATCAGCTGCAGCGGGAATACGATGACAGCGGGAAAATGACGAAGAAAAAGATTCAAATCCGGATCGATAAAAGCGAATGGCAAATCATCGAGAACGCCCATGAAGCGTTAATCGATAAAGCTATATTCGATACCGCACAGCGTATTCTATCGTCCAAAAGTCATAACCGCGCGCCAAGGCGGGCCTATCATCCGCTCACGGGCATTCTGATTTGCGGAAAATGCAATCAGGGCATGATTTGTCAAAAACGTTCCTACAAAGGTAAGGAGTACCGGTATTACATCTGCAAAACGTATCATAAGTACGGCCGCGATGTTTGCCCGCAAGCGAATGTAAATGCAGATGAACTGGAAGAAATGGTCGTTAGCTTGATTCGCGGCCGGCTGGACAAGCTGCCTGGCGGTATGTTCGAAATAGTCGTTAATAAAGAGAAGGACATGGAGAGGCTGCAGCAAGAGATCAAGGTAAGGCAGCAGAAAAAGGAAAGATGTCAGAAAGATCAGATGGATTTGTTCCAACAAAGAGAGCTTTTTGATGCGGATACGTATCAGCAGCAGATGCTTGATATGAAAAAGCTGATCGGGCGGCTTGATGAGGAAATGAATGTATTGGAGGCACAAGTCGAGGGAATCTTTGAACAAATAACGGAAACCTCGTCTTTGGAGGTTTACATGGAGGAATTTAAACGGCTGGAGCTTGATGACCTCCATTGCACAAGGGTTTTGCTGCAGGAGATCATCAAACGCATGGTTTTGACGGATCGTCACTTGGCCATTGAGTATAACTACGATTTCGGTTGCTAG
- a CDS encoding glucose 1-dehydrogenase, translating into MIFDLFRLDGQVAAVTGASRGIGYAMALALAEAGADIALLQRSPEQTELKMEIERLGRKCEIIKCDMNQLDDVKNAIPSVVSAFGKIDILVNNAGIQRRSPAVDFSEADWDDVIHVNLKAVWILCQQAGRYMVPQQKGKIINTASLLSFQGGFTVPAYAAAKGGVAQLTKALSNEWARHHVNVNAIAPGYVATEMNTALMQDETRSRQIMERIPASRWGIPEDFKGSIVYLASNASNYVHGQLLTVDGGWMGR; encoded by the coding sequence ATGATTTTTGATTTATTTCGGTTGGATGGCCAAGTGGCGGCGGTTACCGGTGCGAGCAGAGGAATCGGATATGCCATGGCGTTAGCTTTGGCGGAAGCGGGGGCTGATATTGCGCTGCTGCAGCGATCCCCTGAGCAAACAGAATTAAAAATGGAAATCGAACGGCTCGGCAGAAAATGCGAAATCATTAAGTGTGACATGAATCAATTGGATGATGTGAAGAACGCGATTCCTTCAGTTGTATCGGCATTTGGTAAGATCGATATTCTGGTGAATAACGCTGGAATCCAGCGCAGATCACCGGCCGTGGACTTTTCCGAAGCCGATTGGGACGATGTCATCCATGTCAATCTGAAGGCAGTATGGATCTTATGTCAGCAAGCAGGACGCTATATGGTGCCGCAGCAGAAAGGGAAAATTATTAATACTGCCTCTTTGCTGTCATTCCAGGGCGGATTTACGGTACCGGCGTATGCTGCAGCCAAGGGCGGAGTAGCCCAATTAACGAAGGCATTGTCTAATGAATGGGCGCGGCATCATGTGAACGTGAATGCAATTGCCCCTGGATACGTTGCAACCGAAATGAATACGGCATTAATGCAAGACGAAACCAGAAGCCGTCAAATTATGGAACGGATCCCCGCCAGCCGATGGGGAATACCGGAAGATTTTAAGGGGAGCATTGTTTACCTTGCTTCGAATGCCTCAAATTACGTTCACGGACAGCTTTTAACGGTTGATGGCGGATGGATGGGAAGATAA